A stretch of Phragmites australis chromosome 12, lpPhrAust1.1, whole genome shotgun sequence DNA encodes these proteins:
- the LOC133886033 gene encoding putative disease resistance protein RGA4 isoform X1 produces MAVVLEALASYIQNMLMEMTKEEVYMLLGVSGEINKMDIKLKDLKNFLTDADRRNITDLSVQAWVKELRETMYDATDILDLCQLKAMERGPSRDLGCFNPLLFFMRNPLHAHDIGSRIKSLNQRLEEIKKRSSDFGFINLGSYEDHTRKMPSSHPTSHETSGELDESGVVGEKIIEDTRYLVEMLTKEEETNREYNKIMVFAIVGVGGIGKTTLAQKIFNDDIIQHEFTKKIWLSVNQEFDENKLLRTAILESGGGNQPVDYPKSALERILKQALEGHKTLLVMDDVWDHQVWQGVLETPLVNALARGSRVLITTRHDMVARGMKAEEPYHHVDKLEPEDAWSLLKMQVVKHEIDKCEIDMLKDIGMSIIENCGCLPLAVKVMGGLLRQKKQTRRAVWEKAAKDSKWSVSKMPEQLNNAIYLSYKDLHPYLKQCFLHYSLIPRGLSIHVDSLVSMWISEGFVHGDTDELEDLGREYYDELISRNLIDPDSRSVDQWRSSMHDVVRSFAQYVARDEALVGHLGEINMISKLNSQKFIRLSNERSETNGLEWSSLQAQKSLRTIISIGQLKINPRDSFVSFSSLRTLFVLFAHCDALLESLYQLKHLRYLCMRECGISTLPENIGMMKLLLHIDISRNESLVKLPGSIVKLRLLRHLSLDGTRINKIPNGFKVLDNLRHLNGFPAHMDGEWCSLEELGPLCQLNVLVIICLENVSASSFAEKARLAEKVRLRCLTLKCTTRLGDDGRLVKKEEGVSMEEQQRIEEVFDELCPSPCLEILGIEGYYGRRLPRWMTSTAVAPFERLRTVMMYDLACCTELPHGLCQLPCLEILQIIRAPAIKRVGPEFLQLYHHRHNHSQVAPVFPRLQELNFGEMVEWEEWEWEEQVHAMPALQRFHLHNSKLRQLPPGLAFHARALTKLYLHHVQHLSSLENFASVVDLHVERNLDLERISNFPKLRKLDIMFCPKMKVLQGVPALQRLGLDDNIMEALPRYLKNVNPMNLLLCCSLSLLTFIASRESSLEWDKLIHIQQVKAYAPDGDIARKWYVLYTREPFSFETNISLSAITQACTERKWFGCFRTCSIEEMHIVELLQVESSVPALQNHGQKEK; encoded by the exons ATGGCGGTCGTCCTGGAAGCTTTGGCATCCTACATCCAAAACATGTTGATGGAGATGACCAAAGAAGAGGTGTATATGCTGCTCGGTGTCTCCGGTGAGATCAACAAGATGGACATCAAGCTCAAGGACCTCAAGAACTTCCTCACCGATGCCGACAGGAGGAACATCACTGACCTCAGCGTGCAGGCATGGGTGAAAGAGCTTCGGGAGACCATGTACGACGCCACCGACATCCTCGACCTGTGCCAACTCAAGGCCATGGAGCGGGGTCCAAGCCGGGACTTGGGTTGCTTCAACCCCTTGCTCTTCTTCATGCGGAATCCCCTTCATGCCCATGACATCGGCAGCCGCATCAAAAGCCTTAACCAAAGGCTAGAAGAAATCAAGAAGCGTAGCTCCGACTTTGGCTTTATCAACCTCGGTTCATACGAGGACCATACCAGAAAGATGCCATCCTCTCATCCTACTAGCCACGAGACATCAGGGGAGCTCGACGAGTCAGGTGTGGTTGGTGAGAAGATCATTGAGGATACAAGATATCTTGTGGAGATGCTAACAAAGGAGGAGGAAACCAATCGAGAATACAACAAAATTATGGTATTTGCCATAGTGGGAGTTGGTGGGATAGGCAAAACCACCCTTGCCCAGAAGATTTTTAATGATGACATCATACAACATGAgttcacaaagaaaatatggttgAGTGTGAACCAAGAATTTGATGAGAATAAATTGCTAAGAACAGCCATCCTTGAATCTGGGGGAGGCAATCAACCAGTTGATTATCCAAAGAGCGCGCTTGAGCGAATCCTAAAACAAGCCTTGGAGGGGCACAAGACTTTGCTGGTGATGGATGATGTTTGGGACCATCAGGTATGGCAGGGTGTGCTCGAAACTCCATTGGTCAATGCCCTAGCTCGAGGTAGTCGTGTCCTCATCACCACAAGGCATGACATGGTCGCCCGAGGGATGAAGGCGGAGGAGCCCTACCACCATGTCGACAAATTAGAGCCCGAGGATGCCTGGTCCTTACTCAAGATGCAG GTAGTTAAACATGAAATTGACAAATGTGAGATTGACATGCTAAAGGATATTGGAATGAGCATCATAGAAAATTGTGGTTGCTTGCCACTTGCTGTCAAAGTAATGGGAGGGCTCTTGCGCCAAAAAAAACAGACAAGACGAGCTGTTTGGGAAAAGGCTGCAAAGGATTCTAAATGGTCAGTATCTAAAATGCCCGAACAGCTAAACAATGCAATATACCTTAGCTACAAAGATTTGCACCCTTATTTGAAGCAATGCTTTCTACACTACTCCCTCATCCCTAGGGGCCTATCGATTCATGTTGATAGCTTAGTTAGCATGTGGATTAGCGAAGGATTTGTTCATGGAGACACGGATGAACTGGAAGATTTAGGGAGAGAATATTACGACGAATTAATATCTAGGAACCTTATAGATCCAGACAGTCGGTCGGTCGACCAATGGCGTAGCAGCATGCATGATGTTGTTCGCTCATTTGCTCAATATGTGGCTAGAGATGAAGCACTGGTAGGTCATCTTGGAGAAATCAATATGATTAGTAAACTTAATTCACAAAAATTCATTCGGTTGTCCAACGAAAGATCAGAAACAAATGGATTAGAGTGGAGTTCTCTGCAAGCACAAAAATCATTGAGAACGATAATATCAATTGGACAGTTAAAGATTAATCCCAGAGattcctttgtttctttttcaagTCTACGGACGCTTTTTGTACTCTTTGCACATTGTGATGCATTGCTTGAATCGTTGTATCAACTCAAGCACTTGAGGTACTTGTGCATGAGAGAATGTGGCATATCTACATTACCAGAAAACATAGGCATGATGAAACTATTGCTGCACATTGACATTTCTCGTAATGAAAGTTTGGTGAAGCTCCCTGGTAGCATTGTAAAGCTACGTCTGCTGAGGCATCTTAGCCTTGATGGCACAAGAATAAATAAGATACCCAATGGATTCAAAGTTTTAGATAATTTGAGGCATTTGAATGGGTTTCCAGCCCACATGGATGGTGAGTGGTGTAGTTTGGAAGAATTGGGGCCTCTTTGCCAGCTCAATGTCCTTGTTATAATTTGTCTGGAAAATGTATCTGCTTCCTCCTTTGCTGAAAAGGCTAGGCTTGCTGAAAAGGTGCGTCTTAGATGTCTGACATTAAAGTGCACTACTAGATTAGGAGATGATGGCCGGTTGGTAAAAAAGGAAGAAGGCGTCTCTATGGAAGAGCAGCAACGAATCGAGGAAGTCTTTGATGAGCTCTGCCCTTCACCCTGCTTAGAAATTCTTGGAATCGAAGGGTATTATGGTCGGCGGCTGCCAAGGTGGATGACGTCGACAGCAGTGGCGCCCTTCGAGAGGTTGAGGACTGTAATGATGTATGACCTGGCTTGCTGCACGGAACTCCCTCATGGCTTGTGTCAACTCCCTTGCTTGGAGATCCTACAGATTATCCGCGCCCCAGCCATCAAGCGTGTTGGGCCTGAATTCCTGCAACTCTATCATCATCGCCACAATCATTCCCAGGTAGCACCTGTGTTTCCTAGGTTGCAGGAGCTGAACTTTGGAGAAATGGTGGAATGGGAGGAGTGGGAGTGGGAGGAGCAAGTGCATGCCATGCCAGCCTTGCAACGGTTTCATCTCCATAATAGCAAACTGAGGCAACTTCCGCCTGGCCTCGCCTTCCATGCGAGGGCCTTGACAAAATTATACCTACACCATGTCCAGCACCTCAGCTCTTTGGAGAACTTTGCTTCTGTTGTGGACCTCCATGTGGAACGGAATCTCGATCTGGAGAGGATCAGTAATTTCCCCAAGCTGCGGAAGCTCGACATCATGTTCTGCCCAAAGATGAAGGTACTGCAGGGTGTGCCTGCACTGCAGAGACTCGGACTGGACGATAACATTATGGAAGCCCTCCCAAGATACTTGAAGAATGTAAACCCAATGAATTTGCTGCTATGCTGCTCCTTATCGCTGCTCACTTTTATAGCCTCGAGGGAATCTAGCCTTGAGTGGGACAAGTTGATCCATATCCAGCAAGTCAAGGCCTATGCACCTGATGGAGACATTGCAAGGAAATGGTACGTGTTGTACACAAGAGAACCTTTCAGCTTTGAGACAAACATCAGCCTCTCTGCCATTACCCAAG CATGCACCGAACGCAAGTGGTTTGGTTGCTTCAGAACATGTTCCATCGAAGAAATGCATATTGTAGAACTGCTTCAG GTGGAATCGAGTGTGCCTGCACTGCAGAATCATGGACAGAAGGAGAAATGA
- the LOC133886033 gene encoding putative disease resistance protein RGA4 isoform X2, translated as MAVVLEALASYIQNMLMEMTKEEVYMLLGVSGEINKMDIKLKDLKNFLTDADRRNITDLSVQAWVKELRETMYDATDILDLCQLKAMERGPSRDLGCFNPLLFFMRNPLHAHDIGSRIKSLNQRLEEIKKRSSDFGFINLGSYEDHTRKMPSSHPTSHETSGELDESGVVGEKIIEDTRYLVEMLTKEEETNREYNKIMVFAIVGVGGIGKTTLAQKIFNDDIIQHEFTKKIWLSVNQEFDENKLLRTAILESGGGNQPVDYPKSALERILKQALEGHKTLLVMDDVWDHQVWQGVLETPLVNALARGSRVLITTRHDMVARGMKAEEPYHHVDKLEPEDAWSLLKMQVVKHEIDKCEIDMLKDIGMSIIENCGCLPLAVKVMGGLLRQKKQTRRAVWEKAAKDSKWSVSKMPEQLNNAIYLSYKDLHPYLKQCFLHYSLIPRGLSIHVDSLVSMWISEGFVHGDTDELEDLGREYYDELISRNLIDPDSRSVDQWRSSMHDVVRSFAQYVARDEALVGHLGEINMISKLNSQKFIRLSNERSETNGLEWSSLQAQKSLRTIISIGQLKINPRDSFVSFSSLRTLFVLFAHCDALLESLYQLKHLRYLCMRECGISTLPENIGMMKLLLHIDISRNESLVKLPGSIVKLRLLRHLSLDGTRINKIPNGFKVLDNLRHLNGFPAHMDGEWCSLEELGPLCQLNVLVIICLENVSASSFAEKARLAEKVRLRCLTLKCTTRLGDDGRLVKKEEGVSMEEQQRIEEVFDELCPSPCLEILGIEGYYGRRLPRWMTSTAVAPFERLRTVMMYDLACCTELPHGLCQLPCLEILQIIRAPAIKRVGPEFLQLYHHRHNHSQVAPVFPRLQELNFGEMVEWEEWEWEEQVHAMPALQRFHLHNSKLRQLPPGLAFHARALTKLYLHHVQHLSSLENFASVVDLHVERNLDLERISNFPKLRKLDIMFCPKMKVLQGVPALQRLGLDDNIMEALPRYLKNVNPMNLLLCCSLSLLTFIASRESSLEWDKLIHIQQVKAYAPDGDIARKWYVLYTREPFSFETNISLSAITQACTERKWFGCFRTCSIEEMHIVELLQGKCSRRCKCRHRN; from the exons ATGGCGGTCGTCCTGGAAGCTTTGGCATCCTACATCCAAAACATGTTGATGGAGATGACCAAAGAAGAGGTGTATATGCTGCTCGGTGTCTCCGGTGAGATCAACAAGATGGACATCAAGCTCAAGGACCTCAAGAACTTCCTCACCGATGCCGACAGGAGGAACATCACTGACCTCAGCGTGCAGGCATGGGTGAAAGAGCTTCGGGAGACCATGTACGACGCCACCGACATCCTCGACCTGTGCCAACTCAAGGCCATGGAGCGGGGTCCAAGCCGGGACTTGGGTTGCTTCAACCCCTTGCTCTTCTTCATGCGGAATCCCCTTCATGCCCATGACATCGGCAGCCGCATCAAAAGCCTTAACCAAAGGCTAGAAGAAATCAAGAAGCGTAGCTCCGACTTTGGCTTTATCAACCTCGGTTCATACGAGGACCATACCAGAAAGATGCCATCCTCTCATCCTACTAGCCACGAGACATCAGGGGAGCTCGACGAGTCAGGTGTGGTTGGTGAGAAGATCATTGAGGATACAAGATATCTTGTGGAGATGCTAACAAAGGAGGAGGAAACCAATCGAGAATACAACAAAATTATGGTATTTGCCATAGTGGGAGTTGGTGGGATAGGCAAAACCACCCTTGCCCAGAAGATTTTTAATGATGACATCATACAACATGAgttcacaaagaaaatatggttgAGTGTGAACCAAGAATTTGATGAGAATAAATTGCTAAGAACAGCCATCCTTGAATCTGGGGGAGGCAATCAACCAGTTGATTATCCAAAGAGCGCGCTTGAGCGAATCCTAAAACAAGCCTTGGAGGGGCACAAGACTTTGCTGGTGATGGATGATGTTTGGGACCATCAGGTATGGCAGGGTGTGCTCGAAACTCCATTGGTCAATGCCCTAGCTCGAGGTAGTCGTGTCCTCATCACCACAAGGCATGACATGGTCGCCCGAGGGATGAAGGCGGAGGAGCCCTACCACCATGTCGACAAATTAGAGCCCGAGGATGCCTGGTCCTTACTCAAGATGCAG GTAGTTAAACATGAAATTGACAAATGTGAGATTGACATGCTAAAGGATATTGGAATGAGCATCATAGAAAATTGTGGTTGCTTGCCACTTGCTGTCAAAGTAATGGGAGGGCTCTTGCGCCAAAAAAAACAGACAAGACGAGCTGTTTGGGAAAAGGCTGCAAAGGATTCTAAATGGTCAGTATCTAAAATGCCCGAACAGCTAAACAATGCAATATACCTTAGCTACAAAGATTTGCACCCTTATTTGAAGCAATGCTTTCTACACTACTCCCTCATCCCTAGGGGCCTATCGATTCATGTTGATAGCTTAGTTAGCATGTGGATTAGCGAAGGATTTGTTCATGGAGACACGGATGAACTGGAAGATTTAGGGAGAGAATATTACGACGAATTAATATCTAGGAACCTTATAGATCCAGACAGTCGGTCGGTCGACCAATGGCGTAGCAGCATGCATGATGTTGTTCGCTCATTTGCTCAATATGTGGCTAGAGATGAAGCACTGGTAGGTCATCTTGGAGAAATCAATATGATTAGTAAACTTAATTCACAAAAATTCATTCGGTTGTCCAACGAAAGATCAGAAACAAATGGATTAGAGTGGAGTTCTCTGCAAGCACAAAAATCATTGAGAACGATAATATCAATTGGACAGTTAAAGATTAATCCCAGAGattcctttgtttctttttcaagTCTACGGACGCTTTTTGTACTCTTTGCACATTGTGATGCATTGCTTGAATCGTTGTATCAACTCAAGCACTTGAGGTACTTGTGCATGAGAGAATGTGGCATATCTACATTACCAGAAAACATAGGCATGATGAAACTATTGCTGCACATTGACATTTCTCGTAATGAAAGTTTGGTGAAGCTCCCTGGTAGCATTGTAAAGCTACGTCTGCTGAGGCATCTTAGCCTTGATGGCACAAGAATAAATAAGATACCCAATGGATTCAAAGTTTTAGATAATTTGAGGCATTTGAATGGGTTTCCAGCCCACATGGATGGTGAGTGGTGTAGTTTGGAAGAATTGGGGCCTCTTTGCCAGCTCAATGTCCTTGTTATAATTTGTCTGGAAAATGTATCTGCTTCCTCCTTTGCTGAAAAGGCTAGGCTTGCTGAAAAGGTGCGTCTTAGATGTCTGACATTAAAGTGCACTACTAGATTAGGAGATGATGGCCGGTTGGTAAAAAAGGAAGAAGGCGTCTCTATGGAAGAGCAGCAACGAATCGAGGAAGTCTTTGATGAGCTCTGCCCTTCACCCTGCTTAGAAATTCTTGGAATCGAAGGGTATTATGGTCGGCGGCTGCCAAGGTGGATGACGTCGACAGCAGTGGCGCCCTTCGAGAGGTTGAGGACTGTAATGATGTATGACCTGGCTTGCTGCACGGAACTCCCTCATGGCTTGTGTCAACTCCCTTGCTTGGAGATCCTACAGATTATCCGCGCCCCAGCCATCAAGCGTGTTGGGCCTGAATTCCTGCAACTCTATCATCATCGCCACAATCATTCCCAGGTAGCACCTGTGTTTCCTAGGTTGCAGGAGCTGAACTTTGGAGAAATGGTGGAATGGGAGGAGTGGGAGTGGGAGGAGCAAGTGCATGCCATGCCAGCCTTGCAACGGTTTCATCTCCATAATAGCAAACTGAGGCAACTTCCGCCTGGCCTCGCCTTCCATGCGAGGGCCTTGACAAAATTATACCTACACCATGTCCAGCACCTCAGCTCTTTGGAGAACTTTGCTTCTGTTGTGGACCTCCATGTGGAACGGAATCTCGATCTGGAGAGGATCAGTAATTTCCCCAAGCTGCGGAAGCTCGACATCATGTTCTGCCCAAAGATGAAGGTACTGCAGGGTGTGCCTGCACTGCAGAGACTCGGACTGGACGATAACATTATGGAAGCCCTCCCAAGATACTTGAAGAATGTAAACCCAATGAATTTGCTGCTATGCTGCTCCTTATCGCTGCTCACTTTTATAGCCTCGAGGGAATCTAGCCTTGAGTGGGACAAGTTGATCCATATCCAGCAAGTCAAGGCCTATGCACCTGATGGAGACATTGCAAGGAAATGGTACGTGTTGTACACAAGAGAACCTTTCAGCTTTGAGACAAACATCAGCCTCTCTGCCATTACCCAAG CATGCACCGAACGCAAGTGGTTTGGTTGCTTCAGAACATGTTCCATCGAAGAAATGCATATTGTAGAACTGCTTCAG GGGAAGTGCAGTCGCAGATGCAAATGCCGACACAGGAATTGA
- the LOC133886033 gene encoding putative disease resistance protein RGA4 isoform X3, whose product MAVVLEALASYIQNMLMEMTKEEVYMLLGVSGEINKMDIKLKDLKNFLTDADRRNITDLSVQAWVKELRETMYDATDILDLCQLKAMERGPSRDLGCFNPLLFFMRNPLHAHDIGSRIKSLNQRLEEIKKRSSDFGFINLGSYEDHTRKMPSSHPTSHETSGELDESGVVGEKIIEDTRYLVEMLTKEEETNREYNKIMVFAIVGVGGIGKTTLAQKIFNDDIIQHEFTKKIWLSVNQEFDENKLLRTAILESGGGNQPVDYPKSALERILKQALEGHKTLLVMDDVWDHQVWQGVLETPLVNALARGSRVLITTRHDMVARGMKAEEPYHHVDKLEPEDAWSLLKMQVVKHEIDKCEIDMLKDIGMSIIENCGCLPLAVKVMGGLLRQKKQTRRAVWEKAAKDSKWSVSKMPEQLNNAIYLSYKDLHPYLKQCFLHYSLIPRGLSIHVDSLVSMWISEGFVHGDTDELEDLGREYYDELISRNLIDPDSRSVDQWRSSMHDVVRSFAQYVARDEALVGHLGEINMISKLNSQKFIRLSNERSETNGLEWSSLQAQKSLRTIISIGQLKINPRDSFVSFSSLRTLFVLFAHCDALLESLYQLKHLRYLCMRECGISTLPENIGMMKLLLHIDISRNESLVKLPGSIVKLRLLRHLSLDGTRINKIPNGFKVLDNLRHLNGFPAHMDGEWCSLEELGPLCQLNVLVIICLENVSASSFAEKARLAEKVRLRCLTLKCTTRLGDDGRLVKKEEGVSMEEQQRIEEVFDELCPSPCLEILGIEGYYGRRLPRWMTSTAVAPFERLRTVMMYDLACCTELPHGLCQLPCLEILQIIRAPAIKRVGPEFLQLYHHRHNHSQVAPVFPRLQELNFGEMVEWEEWEWEEQVHAMPALQRFHLHNSKLRQLPPGLAFHARALTKLYLHHVQHLSSLENFASVVDLHVERNLDLERISNFPKLRKLDIMFCPKMKVLQGVPALQRLGLDDNIMEALPRYLKNVNPMNLLLCCSLSLLTFIASRESSLEWDKLIHIQQVKAYAPDGDIARKWYVLYTREPFSFETNISLSAITQGGIECACTAESWTEGEMKLPSPHQINGD is encoded by the exons ATGGCGGTCGTCCTGGAAGCTTTGGCATCCTACATCCAAAACATGTTGATGGAGATGACCAAAGAAGAGGTGTATATGCTGCTCGGTGTCTCCGGTGAGATCAACAAGATGGACATCAAGCTCAAGGACCTCAAGAACTTCCTCACCGATGCCGACAGGAGGAACATCACTGACCTCAGCGTGCAGGCATGGGTGAAAGAGCTTCGGGAGACCATGTACGACGCCACCGACATCCTCGACCTGTGCCAACTCAAGGCCATGGAGCGGGGTCCAAGCCGGGACTTGGGTTGCTTCAACCCCTTGCTCTTCTTCATGCGGAATCCCCTTCATGCCCATGACATCGGCAGCCGCATCAAAAGCCTTAACCAAAGGCTAGAAGAAATCAAGAAGCGTAGCTCCGACTTTGGCTTTATCAACCTCGGTTCATACGAGGACCATACCAGAAAGATGCCATCCTCTCATCCTACTAGCCACGAGACATCAGGGGAGCTCGACGAGTCAGGTGTGGTTGGTGAGAAGATCATTGAGGATACAAGATATCTTGTGGAGATGCTAACAAAGGAGGAGGAAACCAATCGAGAATACAACAAAATTATGGTATTTGCCATAGTGGGAGTTGGTGGGATAGGCAAAACCACCCTTGCCCAGAAGATTTTTAATGATGACATCATACAACATGAgttcacaaagaaaatatggttgAGTGTGAACCAAGAATTTGATGAGAATAAATTGCTAAGAACAGCCATCCTTGAATCTGGGGGAGGCAATCAACCAGTTGATTATCCAAAGAGCGCGCTTGAGCGAATCCTAAAACAAGCCTTGGAGGGGCACAAGACTTTGCTGGTGATGGATGATGTTTGGGACCATCAGGTATGGCAGGGTGTGCTCGAAACTCCATTGGTCAATGCCCTAGCTCGAGGTAGTCGTGTCCTCATCACCACAAGGCATGACATGGTCGCCCGAGGGATGAAGGCGGAGGAGCCCTACCACCATGTCGACAAATTAGAGCCCGAGGATGCCTGGTCCTTACTCAAGATGCAG GTAGTTAAACATGAAATTGACAAATGTGAGATTGACATGCTAAAGGATATTGGAATGAGCATCATAGAAAATTGTGGTTGCTTGCCACTTGCTGTCAAAGTAATGGGAGGGCTCTTGCGCCAAAAAAAACAGACAAGACGAGCTGTTTGGGAAAAGGCTGCAAAGGATTCTAAATGGTCAGTATCTAAAATGCCCGAACAGCTAAACAATGCAATATACCTTAGCTACAAAGATTTGCACCCTTATTTGAAGCAATGCTTTCTACACTACTCCCTCATCCCTAGGGGCCTATCGATTCATGTTGATAGCTTAGTTAGCATGTGGATTAGCGAAGGATTTGTTCATGGAGACACGGATGAACTGGAAGATTTAGGGAGAGAATATTACGACGAATTAATATCTAGGAACCTTATAGATCCAGACAGTCGGTCGGTCGACCAATGGCGTAGCAGCATGCATGATGTTGTTCGCTCATTTGCTCAATATGTGGCTAGAGATGAAGCACTGGTAGGTCATCTTGGAGAAATCAATATGATTAGTAAACTTAATTCACAAAAATTCATTCGGTTGTCCAACGAAAGATCAGAAACAAATGGATTAGAGTGGAGTTCTCTGCAAGCACAAAAATCATTGAGAACGATAATATCAATTGGACAGTTAAAGATTAATCCCAGAGattcctttgtttctttttcaagTCTACGGACGCTTTTTGTACTCTTTGCACATTGTGATGCATTGCTTGAATCGTTGTATCAACTCAAGCACTTGAGGTACTTGTGCATGAGAGAATGTGGCATATCTACATTACCAGAAAACATAGGCATGATGAAACTATTGCTGCACATTGACATTTCTCGTAATGAAAGTTTGGTGAAGCTCCCTGGTAGCATTGTAAAGCTACGTCTGCTGAGGCATCTTAGCCTTGATGGCACAAGAATAAATAAGATACCCAATGGATTCAAAGTTTTAGATAATTTGAGGCATTTGAATGGGTTTCCAGCCCACATGGATGGTGAGTGGTGTAGTTTGGAAGAATTGGGGCCTCTTTGCCAGCTCAATGTCCTTGTTATAATTTGTCTGGAAAATGTATCTGCTTCCTCCTTTGCTGAAAAGGCTAGGCTTGCTGAAAAGGTGCGTCTTAGATGTCTGACATTAAAGTGCACTACTAGATTAGGAGATGATGGCCGGTTGGTAAAAAAGGAAGAAGGCGTCTCTATGGAAGAGCAGCAACGAATCGAGGAAGTCTTTGATGAGCTCTGCCCTTCACCCTGCTTAGAAATTCTTGGAATCGAAGGGTATTATGGTCGGCGGCTGCCAAGGTGGATGACGTCGACAGCAGTGGCGCCCTTCGAGAGGTTGAGGACTGTAATGATGTATGACCTGGCTTGCTGCACGGAACTCCCTCATGGCTTGTGTCAACTCCCTTGCTTGGAGATCCTACAGATTATCCGCGCCCCAGCCATCAAGCGTGTTGGGCCTGAATTCCTGCAACTCTATCATCATCGCCACAATCATTCCCAGGTAGCACCTGTGTTTCCTAGGTTGCAGGAGCTGAACTTTGGAGAAATGGTGGAATGGGAGGAGTGGGAGTGGGAGGAGCAAGTGCATGCCATGCCAGCCTTGCAACGGTTTCATCTCCATAATAGCAAACTGAGGCAACTTCCGCCTGGCCTCGCCTTCCATGCGAGGGCCTTGACAAAATTATACCTACACCATGTCCAGCACCTCAGCTCTTTGGAGAACTTTGCTTCTGTTGTGGACCTCCATGTGGAACGGAATCTCGATCTGGAGAGGATCAGTAATTTCCCCAAGCTGCGGAAGCTCGACATCATGTTCTGCCCAAAGATGAAGGTACTGCAGGGTGTGCCTGCACTGCAGAGACTCGGACTGGACGATAACATTATGGAAGCCCTCCCAAGATACTTGAAGAATGTAAACCCAATGAATTTGCTGCTATGCTGCTCCTTATCGCTGCTCACTTTTATAGCCTCGAGGGAATCTAGCCTTGAGTGGGACAAGTTGATCCATATCCAGCAAGTCAAGGCCTATGCACCTGATGGAGACATTGCAAGGAAATGGTACGTGTTGTACACAAGAGAACCTTTCAGCTTTGAGACAAACATCAGCCTCTCTGCCATTACCCAAG GTGGAATCGAGTGTGCCTGCACTGCAGAATCATGGACAGAAGGAGAAATGAAGCTGCCGTCGCCTCATCAGATCAATGGTGACTGA